A genomic segment from Actinomycetota bacterium encodes:
- a CDS encoding VIT1/CCC1 transporter family protein → MDDGDSSHPPLPPLPEPHHRNIQGGSARAAVFGVSDGLVSNVALILGVAGASPGPGVVRLAGVAGLISGAISMAAGEWVSMTAQSELLERELEMEAIELRRRPEHERQELVQIYRSRGIEPDTAEQLATEMMRNPELALETHAREELGIDPKELGSPVGAAVSSFLAFALGAIVPLIPWFFTTGATAIAMSMVFAGLAALAVGTALARFTGRSVARSAVRQLLLAALPAALTFAVGSAIGVGIS, encoded by the coding sequence ATGGACGACGGTGACAGTTCCCACCCGCCCCTGCCCCCGCTGCCCGAACCCCACCACCGCAACATCCAGGGGGGTTCGGCTCGCGCCGCGGTGTTCGGCGTCAGCGACGGGCTGGTCTCCAACGTGGCCCTGATCCTGGGGGTGGCGGGCGCCTCGCCCGGGCCGGGTGTCGTCCGCCTGGCGGGCGTGGCCGGGCTGATCAGCGGGGCCATCTCCATGGCCGCCGGCGAGTGGGTGTCGATGACGGCCCAGAGCGAGCTGCTCGAGCGCGAGCTGGAGATGGAGGCCATCGAGCTGCGCCGCCGCCCCGAGCACGAACGCCAGGAGCTGGTGCAGATCTACCGCTCCCGGGGCATCGAGCCCGATACGGCCGAGCAGCTGGCCACCGAGATGATGCGCAACCCCGAGCTGGCCCTGGAGACCCACGCCCGCGAGGAGCTGGGCATCGACCCCAAGGAGCTGGGTTCCCCGGTGGGGGCGGCCGTCTCGTCCTTCCTGGCGTTCGCCCTGGGGGCCATCGTGCCCCTCATACCCTGGTTCTTCACCACCGGGGCGACCGCCATCGCCATGTCGATGGTCTTCGCCGGCCTGGCCGCCCTGGCCGTGGGCACCGCCCTGGCCCGGTTCACGGGCCGCTCGGTGGCCCGCTCGGCCGTCCGCCAGCTCCTGCTGGCCGCCCTCCCGGCGGCCCTCACCTTCGCCGTCGGTTCAGCCATCGGAGTAGGCATCTCCTGA
- the rlmN gene encoding 23S rRNA (adenine(2503)-C(2))-methyltransferase RlmN, with amino-acid sequence MEPGAGRFDLSPDDLTGLLAGEPAYRARQVWRSLHQGREPEEMTDLPAPLRARLAPLLAPSLELARESVSDRGGTVKWLWRLGDGSAVETVLMRYPDRATVCVSSQAGCAMACSFCATGQAGFTRHLSTGEIVEQVVRARRASPTRVGNVVFMGMGEPMANYEAVWAAVERLHGDLGLSARHITISTVGVVPGIHRLATEALPVNLAVSLHAANDALRDELVPLNRRYPLARLMAACRAYQGAKGRRLSFEWALIDGVNDRPTDSRELAALALPLAAHVNLIPLNPTPGYAARGTPAAGVAAFRDRLRAAGVNATVRRNRGTSIDAACGQLAARPG; translated from the coding sequence ATGGAGCCCGGTGCCGGCCGCTTCGACCTGAGCCCCGACGACCTCACCGGGCTGCTGGCCGGCGAGCCCGCCTACCGCGCCCGCCAGGTGTGGCGCTCGCTCCACCAGGGCCGCGAGCCCGAGGAGATGACCGACCTGCCGGCCCCCCTGCGGGCCCGCCTGGCGCCCCTCCTGGCGCCCTCGCTCGAGCTGGCCCGCGAGTCGGTGAGCGACCGGGGCGGCACCGTCAAGTGGCTGTGGCGGCTGGGCGACGGTTCGGCGGTGGAGACCGTGCTCATGCGCTACCCCGACCGGGCCACGGTGTGCGTTTCGAGCCAGGCCGGGTGCGCCATGGCGTGCTCGTTCTGCGCCACCGGCCAGGCCGGCTTCACCCGCCACCTGAGCACCGGCGAGATCGTCGAGCAGGTCGTGCGGGCCCGGCGGGCCAGCCCCACCCGGGTGGGCAACGTGGTGTTCATGGGCATGGGCGAGCCCATGGCCAACTACGAGGCGGTATGGGCCGCCGTCGAGCGCCTCCACGGCGACCTCGGCCTCTCGGCCCGCCACATCACGATCTCGACCGTGGGGGTGGTGCCCGGCATCCACCGGCTGGCCACCGAGGCCCTGCCCGTCAACCTGGCGGTCTCGCTGCACGCGGCCAACGACGCCTTGCGCGACGAGCTCGTCCCCCTCAACCGCCGCTACCCGCTGGCCCGCCTCATGGCCGCCTGCCGGGCCTACCAGGGGGCCAAGGGCCGGCGCCTGTCGTTCGAGTGGGCACTGATCGACGGGGTCAACGACCGCCCGACCGACTCCCGGGAACTGGCCGCCCTGGCCCTTCCCCTGGCCGCCCACGTGAACCTGATCCCGCTCAACCCGACCCCGGGCTACGCGGCCCGGGGCACGCCCGCGGCCGGGGTGGCCGCCTTCCGGGACCGGCTGCGGGCCGCCGGGGTCAACGCCACCGTTCGCCGCAACCGGGGGACCTCGATCGACGCCGCCTGCGGCCAACTGGCCGCCCGCCCGGGCTAG